One part of the Calypte anna isolate BGI_N300 chromosome 14, bCalAnn1_v1.p, whole genome shotgun sequence genome encodes these proteins:
- the TMEM130 gene encoding transmembrane protein 130, with product MLRLVCLVLLLLLQSRSAPAAEEYSLEITNNGPITTGAQATIYASLGVKNKSVTSNFYQFSWIYAPLILIEKSEQQFNSMINVTGEFPGTFPISVWVTHRNCWLCRPLARNETKLQLTEFITGNLTIAQIEDRFITRGSSSSMGTMTRISFCLHDPSHYFKSASFVYNWNFGDGVSQITKEPYVYYNCSPMGNRTVHLKVVAEWEQVGSIAHERETVQKTGDFTTALELLDAVRGINVVGSRETHVMENLSLSLHINGTPPLALCWLIKSECIPLESDKCHLVVINGSCYNLSQTFSAAGQYCLSVRVESGVSMLQTYHEIKVWPTGIHPALFVLLCITLVSAMLGLVLYTTFRSNTQQKDLVEVADFDFSPLSDKNLSYHSESRCSQICCRSCCLWSSQEAARESHELLHSFYKPVKTYTM from the exons AGGAATACAGCCTGGAGATAACCAACAATGGCCCCATCACAACAGGAGCTCAAGCCACTATTTATGCCAGTCTAGGTGTGAAGAATAAGAGTGTCACCTCAAACTTCTATCAGTTTAGTTGGATTTATGCTCCTTTGATTCTGATAGAGAAATCTGAGCAGCAGTTTAACTCCATGATTAATGTGACTGGTGAATTTCCTGGGACTTTTCCCATCTCTGTCTGGGTGACTCACAGGAACTGTTGGTTATGTCGGCCCCTTGCTAGAAATGAGACCAAGCTTCAGCTTACAG AATTTATCACAGGAAATCTTACCATTGCCCAGATAGAAGACAGATTTATCACACGTGGTTCTAGCTCCTCCATGGGCACCATGACCCggatttctttctgtcttcatgACCCAAGTCATTACTTCAAGTCAGCATCATTTGTCTACAACTGGAATTTTGGAGATGG AGTTTCTCAGATCACCAAGGAACCCTACGTCTACTACAACTGCTCTCCCATGGGGAACCGCACAGTGCACCTGAAAGTTGTAGCTGAATGGGAACAAGTTGGAAGCATTGCACATGAAAGAGAAACAGTGCAGAAAACTGGTGATTTTACCACTGCTCTGGAACTTTTAG ATGCTGTTAGAGGTATTAATGTAGTGGGCTCCAGAGAGACTCATGTAATGGAAAACTTGAGTTTATCTCTTCATATTAATGGCAC CCCACCGCTGGCGTTATGCTGGCTGATCAAGTCCGAGTGCATTCCACTTGAAAGTGACAAATGCCATCTGGTGGTGATTAATGGCTCCTGCTACAACCTCAGCCAGACCTTCAGTGCCGCGGGGCAGTACTGCCTCAGTGTGCGGGTGGAGAGCGGGGTGAGCATGCTGCAGACCTACCATGAAATCaaagtgtggccaacag GGATCCACCCAGCTCTCTTTGTCCTGCTCTGCATCACTCTGGTTTCAGCGATGTTAGGACTGGTTCTGTACACGACCTTTCGGAGTAACACACAACAGAAAGATCTCGTGGAG GTAGCTGACTTTGACTTTTCTCCACTGTCTGACAAAAACCTGTCTTATCATTCAGAGTCACGCTGCAGCCAAATATGTTGCAGATCATGTTGTCTTTGGTCATCTCAAGAAGCTGCCAGGGAGAGCCATGAACTTCTACATTCTTTTTACAAGCCAGTCAAAACGTACACAATGTGA